One segment of Desulfovibrio inopinatus DSM 10711 DNA contains the following:
- the asnS gene encoding asparagine--tRNA ligase: MKIRTRIADALTCESPQDQIFIKGWVRTRRDAKGFSFFEVNDGSCLKNIQVIADHSILEEDTLKDIATGAAITVEGALVPSPGKGQKWEIQARDIGILGSADQAVYPLQKKRHSDEFLRTIAHLRPRTNKYGAMFRMRSQLAHAVHAYFRDRGFYYIQTPLLTGSDCEGAGEMFRVTALPAGEWGHIAGADQGKSDFFGKEAYLTVSGQLAAEAFACSLGSVYTFGPTFRAESSDTPRHAAEFWMVEPEMAFADLQEDMDVAEDLLRHLVSYIMMHCQDDLELFARFVDKNLMTDLETVASQPFIRLPYIEALEILRSSGRKFEYPTEYGCDLQTEHERYLCEEHFKQPVIVFDYPKEIKAFYMRLNDDGKTVAAMDVLVPRIGEIIGGSQREERLDVLQSRLADQGLDMECYDWYLDLRRFGSVPHAGFGLGFERLLMLVTGVRNIRDVIAFPRTYKHLEY; encoded by the coding sequence ATGAAAATACGAACACGGATTGCTGATGCCCTGACATGTGAGTCGCCGCAAGATCAAATCTTTATAAAAGGATGGGTGCGTACTCGACGCGATGCCAAGGGATTTTCGTTTTTTGAAGTCAATGATGGATCATGCCTGAAAAATATTCAGGTTATTGCGGACCACAGTATCCTCGAAGAGGACACGCTGAAGGATATCGCGACTGGAGCTGCCATAACGGTGGAGGGGGCACTGGTTCCATCACCTGGAAAAGGTCAGAAGTGGGAAATTCAGGCCCGTGATATTGGGATTCTCGGAAGCGCAGACCAGGCCGTGTATCCTCTGCAAAAAAAACGTCATTCTGATGAATTTTTACGGACAATTGCCCATTTGAGACCACGAACCAATAAATACGGTGCCATGTTTCGCATGCGGTCCCAACTTGCGCATGCTGTACACGCGTATTTTAGGGATCGAGGGTTTTACTATATCCAAACCCCTCTTTTAACAGGCTCAGACTGTGAGGGGGCTGGTGAAATGTTTCGTGTTACGGCCTTGCCCGCAGGGGAATGGGGGCATATCGCAGGCGCTGACCAAGGGAAGTCTGATTTTTTTGGAAAAGAGGCTTACCTGACGGTATCGGGGCAACTTGCAGCAGAGGCCTTTGCCTGCTCTTTGGGGAGTGTTTACACCTTTGGACCAACGTTTCGTGCGGAGAGCTCGGATACTCCACGCCATGCTGCTGAATTTTGGATGGTTGAGCCAGAAATGGCGTTTGCCGACTTACAAGAAGATATGGATGTTGCGGAGGATCTTCTCCGACATCTTGTGTCTTATATAATGATGCATTGCCAAGATGATCTCGAATTGTTTGCCCGATTTGTCGACAAAAATCTCATGACGGATCTGGAAACAGTGGCATCTCAGCCGTTTATTCGGCTTCCTTACATCGAGGCTCTTGAGATTTTGCGGAGTTCTGGGAGGAAATTTGAATATCCCACAGAATATGGGTGTGATCTTCAAACTGAGCATGAGCGGTATCTTTGCGAAGAGCATTTTAAACAGCCAGTCATCGTTTTTGACTACCCGAAAGAAATCAAAGCGTTTTATATGCGACTCAACGACGATGGGAAAACGGTTGCTGCAATGGATGTTCTTGTTCCTCGTATTGGGGAGATTATTGGCGGAAGCCAACGTGAAGAGCGATTGGATGTTTTGCAAAGCCGCCTGGCCGACCAAGGGCTCGATATGGAGTGTTATGATTGGTATCTTGATTTGCGTCGGTTTGGTTCGGTTCCGCACGCTGGATTTGGGCTAGGGTTTGAACGGCTTCTCATGCTGGTAACAGGGGTTCGCAACATACGAGATGTTATTGCGTTCCCGAGAACGTACAAGCATCTTGAATACTGA
- the ftsY gene encoding signal recognition particle-docking protein FtsY codes for MGFFTKIKSLWGNKEHEEEQNLQTESASSPSEAPPLEEDTPPPSEETGTAETQQIPEPPKKTRSFFDPDPEPIDTEEGTKLQPNAEIEQPEQFVEISEPETEPDLLQSTSELATDTVSEDVSQPESEPKPETVSPSELDVTVSEESIALDIEQQSTFFQVPEPEALSTPDQKITPEVDEILQPGFDVLGVPDTEPSVEAIPDHPHATEQKTEEEQEPEPKASAAPQAETTAEISDTSQPESVVLSVRENEPSLEASPEQLHAPELETPMEPETEPEPLVTPEQETSPEADDTPALPELESDGFEISAVAQDIEDNDDAELGTEAEIQIESESKTSDHTFHEEDTPLPEPVTSPSGQVNFDDARDISVNDTALEEDVFDAGEEFILELTDIVEEDLEEVPVTETIEESAAESPEPFQSVEEPQTEPVPSSLTDWQQRLLISLREAEPKLSVWLTILLEGVETAGPELWERLSFLFTCLEAPENETQDFIGRFRSWVEDMEYEEVEEFRSELQYRLALALELEDEEDERNRLFLKLSEGLNKTKEQISKQLDNLLSSHTTMDDDFWDEFEEILIMADVGFDPTRLLMDRLKARARKQGINDPAQFKDLLREELAEIFKSKPTIKAVNPPEVVLMIGVNGAGKTTTIAKLAHRAQMQGKRALVAAGDTFRAAAIEQLEIWSKRVDAGFYSKGEQADPAAVAFEALDIAVKEGYDIIFVDTAGRLHTQTNLMEELKKIKRVLAKKHPGSPHRTILVLDATTGQNALSQTKLFNQTVDIDEIVLTKLDGTAKGGVIVGIVLEYGIPITFVGLGEKMEDLRPFNGQDFAQALLT; via the coding sequence ATGGGTTTTTTTACCAAAATCAAATCGCTGTGGGGAAATAAAGAACACGAAGAAGAGCAGAATCTGCAAACAGAATCTGCCTCTTCTCCTTCAGAAGCGCCTCCTCTTGAGGAGGATACACCACCTCCTTCAGAAGAAACGGGGACCGCCGAAACTCAACAGATTCCTGAGCCCCCCAAAAAGACTCGATCGTTTTTTGACCCCGATCCCGAACCGATCGACACAGAAGAAGGTACAAAGCTGCAGCCTAATGCAGAGATTGAACAACCAGAACAATTTGTAGAAATATCCGAGCCTGAAACCGAGCCTGATCTCCTTCAGTCAACGTCTGAACTGGCGACCGACACCGTATCTGAAGATGTTTCGCAACCAGAAAGCGAGCCAAAGCCGGAGACAGTCTCTCCATCTGAGTTGGATGTCACGGTTTCGGAAGAGTCCATTGCTCTGGACATCGAACAACAATCTACGTTCTTTCAAGTACCAGAACCAGAAGCACTCTCTACTCCGGATCAGAAAATAACACCGGAAGTCGACGAAATTCTTCAGCCTGGATTTGATGTGCTCGGTGTACCTGATACCGAACCTTCCGTAGAAGCGATTCCTGATCATCCCCACGCGACGGAACAGAAAACCGAGGAAGAACAGGAGCCAGAACCAAAAGCATCCGCCGCCCCTCAGGCGGAAACGACAGCGGAAATCAGTGATACATCTCAACCTGAATCCGTTGTTCTCAGTGTGCGCGAAAACGAACCATCTCTTGAGGCTTCCCCTGAGCAGCTTCATGCACCGGAGCTGGAGACTCCAATGGAGCCTGAGACGGAACCAGAACCGCTCGTAACTCCTGAACAGGAAACATCGCCAGAAGCCGACGATACTCCCGCTCTGCCGGAGCTTGAATCAGACGGCTTCGAGATTTCCGCAGTCGCACAAGATATCGAAGACAATGATGATGCGGAACTCGGAACCGAGGCTGAAATCCAGATTGAAAGTGAATCCAAAACTTCAGACCATACGTTTCATGAAGAAGACACTCCTCTTCCGGAGCCAGTGACTTCCCCCTCTGGCCAGGTCAACTTCGACGACGCAAGGGACATCTCCGTGAACGACACGGCTCTTGAAGAGGATGTCTTTGATGCAGGCGAAGAATTCATCCTCGAATTAACGGATATCGTTGAAGAAGACCTCGAAGAAGTCCCTGTCACAGAGACGATTGAAGAGAGCGCAGCGGAATCACCTGAACCGTTTCAGTCCGTTGAGGAACCTCAGACAGAGCCGGTTCCTTCCTCGTTGACGGATTGGCAACAGCGCTTACTCATTTCCCTGCGTGAAGCCGAACCCAAATTGTCTGTTTGGCTCACAATCCTTCTTGAGGGTGTTGAAACAGCGGGTCCTGAGCTCTGGGAACGCCTTTCTTTTCTGTTCACATGCTTGGAAGCTCCTGAGAACGAAACACAAGATTTTATCGGTCGATTCCGTTCTTGGGTTGAGGACATGGAGTACGAGGAAGTTGAAGAGTTTCGATCTGAGCTCCAATATCGACTTGCTCTTGCTTTGGAACTGGAAGACGAGGAAGACGAGCGCAACAGGCTCTTTCTGAAATTGTCTGAAGGATTGAACAAAACCAAGGAACAAATCAGCAAGCAGCTTGATAACCTCCTCAGTTCACACACCACGATGGATGATGATTTCTGGGACGAATTCGAAGAAATCCTCATCATGGCCGATGTTGGCTTTGATCCTACACGTTTACTCATGGATCGACTTAAGGCGCGAGCTCGTAAGCAAGGTATCAATGATCCTGCACAGTTTAAAGATCTGCTGCGAGAAGAACTGGCCGAAATTTTTAAAAGCAAACCAACAATCAAGGCCGTCAATCCACCTGAAGTCGTCCTTATGATCGGAGTCAACGGCGCAGGCAAAACGACAACAATCGCTAAGCTGGCCCATCGCGCGCAGATGCAGGGAAAAAGAGCACTTGTTGCTGCAGGCGATACATTCCGTGCTGCTGCTATCGAACAACTCGAAATTTGGTCCAAACGCGTCGATGCAGGGTTCTATTCCAAGGGAGAACAGGCTGACCCAGCGGCTGTAGCATTTGAAGCTCTCGATATTGCCGTGAAGGAAGGATATGACATTATCTTTGTCGATACGGCTGGTCGCTTACACACGCAGACCAATCTTATGGAAGAACTCAAGAAAATCAAACGAGTCCTTGCTAAAAAACATCCGGGGAGCCCGCATCGCACGATCCTCGTGCTTGATGCAACGACGGGACAAAATGCCCTTTCCCAAACTAAACTCTTCAATCAAACCGTTGATATCGATGAAATTGTTTTGACGAAACTTGATGGAACTGCAAAGGGCGGTGTCATTGTCGGGATTGTGCTAGAGTACGGTATTCCGATTACTTTTGTCGGACTTGGAGAAAAAATGGAAGATCTTCGCCCCTTCAATGGGCAAGACTTTGCGCAGGCTCTTTTGACATAG
- a CDS encoding chemotaxis response regulator CheY: MATDKNMTVLVVDDFSTMRRIIKNILRQLGFANIVEADDGTTAWEALNKGNIDFVISDWNMPQMPGIELLRKVRSSEEFANMPFLMVTAEAQQENIIEAVQAKVSNYIVKPFTAETLGAKIDKIFE, translated from the coding sequence ATGGCAACAGATAAGAACATGACGGTTCTGGTCGTGGATGACTTTTCAACCATGCGCCGAATCATCAAAAATATTCTTCGCCAACTCGGATTTGCCAATATCGTAGAAGCCGACGATGGTACAACCGCCTGGGAAGCACTCAACAAGGGCAACATCGATTTCGTCATTTCCGACTGGAATATGCCCCAAATGCCCGGCATTGAGTTGTTGCGCAAAGTCCGCTCCAGCGAAGAGTTCGCCAACATGCCTTTTCTTATGGTTACGGCTGAAGCTCAACAAGAAAATATTATCGAAGCCGTGCAGGCAAAAGTATCCAACTACATTGTCAAACCGTTCACCGCGGAAACATTGGGCGCTAAAATCGATAAGATTTTCGAATAA
- a CDS encoding class I SAM-dependent methyltransferase: MNTGFVWMRPTGPTTWFLDHFWGAADTAAEWISRFRDLNHTTVLDFGCGDGATALGLVLRHGIEEAVGVDINPSFTHLLTKASHEISINALPENLAFFHITPGECLASRFCPDVIISWSVFEHVDPAVLPAIAKDFWGMLPEAGLVFLQVHPLYYSPFGSHLLQYITDPWAHLFLDDEELWQKLVSSTQVVEAVFQDSAYDAVTILERKRFLWREYLSLNRLTKEALLQFFLDVGFRLVGGRRMTTDLPIPQQLLRQYPRSALETLGVEILLQKSES, from the coding sequence ATGAACACCGGTTTTGTTTGGATGAGGCCAACAGGTCCGACGACATGGTTTCTTGACCACTTTTGGGGAGCTGCCGATACTGCTGCCGAGTGGATTTCACGGTTTCGTGACTTGAATCACACAACGGTGCTTGATTTCGGATGTGGTGATGGAGCTACGGCGCTAGGCTTGGTGTTGCGCCATGGGATTGAGGAAGCTGTTGGCGTGGATATCAACCCTTCTTTTACACATCTTTTGACGAAAGCAAGTCATGAAATTTCGATAAACGCACTGCCGGAAAATCTTGCTTTTTTTCACATTACACCCGGGGAATGCCTCGCTTCACGATTTTGTCCCGATGTCATTATCTCGTGGTCTGTATTTGAGCACGTCGACCCGGCGGTTCTTCCTGCCATCGCAAAAGATTTTTGGGGTATGTTGCCGGAGGCAGGGCTCGTTTTTCTTCAAGTTCATCCGCTGTATTATTCACCCTTTGGTTCTCATCTCTTACAATACATCACAGATCCATGGGCGCATCTTTTTCTCGATGACGAAGAGCTATGGCAAAAGCTTGTTTCAAGCACACAAGTCGTTGAGGCAGTATTTCAGGATTCGGCGTATGATGCCGTCACTATTCTGGAACGAAAGCGCTTTTTATGGCGTGAATACTTGAGCTTGAATAGATTGACAAAAGAAGCACTCTTACAATTCTTTTTGGATGTTGGATTCCGTCTTGTTGGTGGACGGCGGATGACAACAGACCTTCCTATTCCACAACAACTTCTTCGACAATATCCACGAAGTGCACTCGAAACTCTAGGAGTTGAGATCCTTTTGCAAAAAAGTGAAAGCTGA
- the purF gene encoding amidophosphoribosyltransferase, which translates to MKKEYCGLFGIYGHPEAARMCYFGLYAQQHRGQESAGIVTWDGTKIREQKGMGLVADVFNERHLGKELKGTVGIGHIRYSTTGASLIRNAQPFMVRFGDMQLAIAHNGNLINTIELRKELEATGSIFQTTMDSEVFVHLIAKYYPTHTLEESIIKACRKVKGAYSLLIMANNKLIALKDPNGFRPLMLGRVGDHYVFASETCAFDLLEAEYMRPVGPGEMVVLEDKCLKTYQIQEPNGITQCVFELIYFARPDSLVFGEVVYERRKCMGGILAQEAPVEGDYVMPFPDSGIYAAVGYAQQSGIPFEMAMIRNHYVGRTFIQPSQDMRDFSVRVKLNPVRSMIKGKRIIIVEDSIVRGTTIRTRVKKLRELGAREIHMRVSCPAITHPCFYGIDFSSKGELIAANNSVEDIARFIGLDSLHYLTIDGLLQAVHATEGKPRYCLACFTGDYPIAPCPANQICKEDEVALSW; encoded by the coding sequence ATGAAAAAGGAATATTGCGGACTGTTTGGCATTTACGGACATCCTGAAGCGGCACGCATGTGCTATTTTGGCCTGTATGCCCAACAGCATAGAGGACAGGAAAGCGCAGGCATCGTCACCTGGGATGGTACGAAAATTCGAGAACAGAAGGGCATGGGACTTGTTGCCGATGTCTTTAACGAACGCCATTTGGGAAAAGAACTGAAGGGCACCGTTGGCATTGGTCACATCCGCTATTCCACTACTGGTGCATCGCTTATCCGGAATGCACAGCCGTTTATGGTACGATTTGGCGATATGCAATTGGCCATTGCCCACAACGGGAATCTCATCAATACGATCGAGTTGCGGAAGGAACTTGAGGCAACGGGGTCGATTTTTCAGACGACGATGGATAGTGAAGTTTTTGTCCATCTCATCGCGAAATACTACCCCACACATACGCTCGAAGAATCAATCATCAAGGCGTGCCGCAAGGTCAAAGGGGCATATTCTCTGCTTATCATGGCCAATAATAAGCTCATTGCCTTGAAGGATCCCAATGGCTTTCGTCCGCTTATGCTTGGCCGGGTAGGGGATCATTACGTATTTGCCTCCGAAACCTGTGCCTTTGACCTGCTTGAAGCGGAATATATGCGACCTGTCGGGCCAGGAGAAATGGTGGTATTGGAAGACAAGTGTCTCAAAACCTACCAAATTCAGGAACCGAACGGTATTACACAATGCGTTTTTGAGCTTATCTATTTTGCTCGACCTGACTCCTTGGTTTTTGGGGAAGTGGTGTATGAACGGCGCAAGTGCATGGGAGGGATTTTAGCCCAAGAAGCACCGGTCGAAGGCGACTATGTCATGCCATTCCCGGATTCCGGTATCTATGCCGCGGTTGGATATGCACAACAGTCGGGGATTCCTTTCGAAATGGCAATGATCCGTAACCACTATGTTGGCCGGACGTTTATTCAGCCATCGCAAGATATGCGTGACTTCAGTGTTCGGGTAAAGCTTAACCCCGTGAGAAGTATGATCAAAGGGAAGCGCATCATTATCGTTGAAGACTCGATTGTCCGAGGAACAACGATTCGTACCCGAGTGAAAAAGCTGCGTGAGCTTGGTGCTCGAGAAATCCATATGCGGGTCAGTTGTCCCGCCATTACGCACCCGTGCTTTTATGGTATAGACTTTTCCTCTAAGGGAGAGCTCATTGCTGCCAATAACAGTGTTGAGGATATTGCGCGTTTTATCGGGCTTGATTCTCTGCACTATCTGACCATTGATGGACTCCTGCAAGCTGTGCACGCCACCGAAGGCAAACCTCGTTATTGCTTGGCTTGCTTCACCGGTGATTACCCCATTGCACCGTGCCCGGCGAATCAAATATGCAAAGAGGACGAGGTCGCCTTGTCCTGGTAG
- the carB gene encoding carbamoyl-phosphate synthase large subunit, producing the protein MPKRTDLKKIMIIGSGPIVIGQACEFDYSGSQATKALREEGYEVVLVNSNPATIMTDPDMADRTYIEPIEPGTVEKIIARERPDALLPTLGGQTGLNTAVALAESGILDKYNVELIGASLPVIKKAESRELFREAMDNIGLKVPESGICKTMDDVREWGQKISFPIIVRPAYTLGGTGGGVAYNMEDLEEIAGRGLAASLKSEVMLEQSILGWKEFELEVMRDKNDNCVVICSIENIDPMGVHTGDSITVAPAQTLTDVEYQLMRNAALDIMREIGVETGGSNVQFAVNPEDGEMVIIEMNPRVSRSSALASKATGFPIAKIAAKLAVGYTLDEIPNDITRETMASFEPTIDYCVIKIPRFTFEKFPGSEDYLTTAMKSVGEAMSIGRTFKESLQKGLRSLEIGMPGLGKHFQACELNKDELLTAIRKPTSKRLFEVRHVMICGATDDEIYEATRIDPWFLRQIREIIDMENALHQFILSHSMTADNPELQDILRRSKEMGFSDVQLAAIWKRSEADIRALRKECGIEPTYYLVDTCAAEFEAYTPYYYSTYETGREIERTSKKKVIILGGGPNRIGQGIEFDYCCCHASFALRDMGVESIMVNSNPETVSTDYDTSDRLYFEPLTFEDVLNIIESEKPEGVIVQFGGQTPLNLAVPLLRAGVPILGTSPDSIDRAEDRERFQALLKKLDLRQPANGTAMSFNEAAVIASNIGYPVVVRPSYVLGGRAMEIVYDEEGLMSYFKVAAVVSGEHPVLIDKFLENAIEVDVDAICDGEETYVAGVMEHIEEAGIHSGDSACVLPPHSLSASLVEEIKRQTRALAEELGVVGLMNIQFAVKDGLVYILEVNPRASRTSPFVSKATGVPLAKVATRVMMGERLKDINPWAMRKSGYFAVKESVFPFNRFPGVDILLGPEMRSTGEVMGVDESVGLAFMKSQLAAGQRLPEGGAVFISVNDRDKASLADVAKAFGDIGFEILATKGTAAHLESLGIKAKHVFKVHEARPHVVDLIKNKAIDLVINTASGKKTVEDSSLLRQTTLLYGIPYTTTIAGAKAMALAIKESQGVGLDVKSIQEYYTHEA; encoded by the coding sequence ATGCCCAAGCGGACAGACCTGAAAAAGATCATGATTATCGGATCCGGCCCCATTGTCATCGGACAGGCTTGCGAATTCGACTATTCCGGTTCCCAAGCCACCAAGGCTCTTCGCGAGGAAGGCTATGAAGTGGTGCTGGTCAATTCGAATCCGGCCACGATCATGACGGATCCCGATATGGCCGATCGGACCTATATTGAGCCGATTGAACCGGGAACTGTGGAAAAAATTATTGCCCGTGAACGTCCGGACGCCCTGTTGCCGACTCTGGGCGGCCAAACTGGCCTGAATACGGCCGTTGCACTGGCTGAATCCGGTATTCTCGATAAATACAATGTTGAACTTATCGGCGCATCGTTGCCGGTTATTAAGAAGGCTGAAAGTCGCGAACTCTTTCGCGAAGCCATGGACAATATTGGACTGAAGGTTCCTGAGTCGGGCATTTGTAAAACCATGGACGATGTGCGCGAATGGGGACAAAAGATTTCCTTTCCCATCATTGTCCGCCCGGCCTATACACTCGGCGGAACCGGTGGCGGGGTCGCCTACAACATGGAAGACCTCGAAGAAATTGCCGGACGCGGGCTCGCGGCCAGCCTCAAAAGTGAAGTTATGCTTGAACAATCCATCCTTGGATGGAAAGAGTTTGAGCTTGAGGTCATGCGCGATAAAAATGATAACTGCGTTGTCATTTGTTCCATTGAAAACATTGATCCCATGGGTGTCCATACCGGTGATTCCATTACAGTGGCCCCAGCGCAGACTCTGACCGATGTCGAGTATCAGCTTATGCGGAATGCCGCGCTCGATATCATGCGTGAAATCGGAGTGGAAACCGGTGGATCGAACGTCCAATTTGCGGTCAATCCCGAAGACGGGGAGATGGTCATCATCGAGATGAATCCTCGGGTATCGCGCTCGTCGGCTTTGGCATCGAAAGCGACTGGGTTCCCCATTGCAAAAATTGCCGCCAAGCTCGCCGTAGGCTACACGCTTGATGAGATCCCCAACGACATCACTCGGGAAACCATGGCCTCCTTCGAGCCGACGATTGACTACTGTGTTATCAAAATTCCCCGATTCACATTTGAAAAATTTCCGGGCTCCGAGGATTATTTGACGACGGCTATGAAAAGCGTCGGCGAAGCAATGAGCATCGGCCGTACGTTTAAAGAGTCGTTGCAAAAAGGACTACGCTCTTTGGAAATCGGTATGCCTGGCTTGGGGAAACATTTTCAGGCATGCGAACTCAACAAAGACGAGTTGCTTACCGCAATCCGCAAACCGACGTCGAAACGTTTGTTTGAGGTGCGACATGTCATGATTTGTGGCGCCACAGACGATGAAATTTACGAAGCGACCCGTATTGACCCATGGTTCCTGCGTCAGATCCGCGAGATCATCGATATGGAGAATGCGCTGCATCAGTTCATTTTGAGCCATTCCATGACGGCTGATAATCCAGAATTACAGGATATATTGCGCCGCTCCAAGGAAATGGGATTTTCCGATGTGCAACTTGCCGCCATTTGGAAACGGTCCGAAGCTGATATCCGCGCATTACGCAAAGAATGTGGAATAGAGCCGACGTATTATCTCGTTGATACGTGTGCTGCGGAGTTCGAAGCTTACACGCCGTATTATTACTCCACGTATGAAACGGGTCGGGAGATCGAACGGACAAGTAAGAAAAAAGTCATTATTCTCGGTGGGGGGCCCAACCGCATCGGGCAAGGGATCGAGTTTGACTATTGCTGCTGCCACGCCTCCTTTGCGTTGCGGGATATGGGAGTGGAGTCCATTATGGTCAACTCCAACCCGGAAACGGTAAGTACGGACTACGATACTTCGGACAGACTCTATTTCGAACCTCTCACGTTTGAAGATGTGCTCAACATCATCGAATCGGAAAAACCCGAAGGGGTCATTGTCCAATTTGGCGGTCAGACACCGCTGAATCTTGCCGTCCCCTTGTTGCGAGCTGGAGTTCCCATTCTTGGTACTTCGCCGGATAGCATTGACCGCGCGGAAGACCGTGAACGCTTTCAGGCTCTCTTGAAAAAGCTCGATCTTCGCCAGCCAGCAAATGGAACCGCCATGTCATTCAATGAAGCGGCGGTCATTGCATCAAATATTGGCTACCCCGTGGTTGTTCGCCCTTCCTATGTCTTGGGTGGGAGAGCCATGGAAATCGTGTACGACGAAGAAGGGCTCATGAGCTACTTCAAGGTTGCGGCTGTCGTTTCAGGCGAGCATCCGGTCCTTATCGACAAGTTTCTGGAAAATGCCATTGAAGTCGATGTGGACGCGATTTGTGATGGTGAAGAGACATATGTTGCCGGTGTTATGGAGCATATTGAAGAAGCCGGTATTCACTCGGGCGACTCGGCATGTGTCCTGCCTCCGCATTCACTGTCTGCGTCACTCGTTGAGGAAATCAAGCGTCAGACCCGTGCGCTTGCCGAAGAACTTGGCGTTGTCGGTCTTATGAATATCCAGTTTGCGGTGAAAGACGGTCTGGTCTACATTCTGGAAGTCAATCCACGTGCGTCGAGAACATCACCATTTGTTAGCAAGGCTACGGGAGTGCCTTTAGCGAAAGTGGCCACGCGTGTTATGATGGGAGAACGATTGAAAGATATCAACCCCTGGGCTATGCGCAAATCTGGCTATTTTGCGGTGAAAGAATCGGTATTTCCCTTTAACCGTTTCCCTGGTGTCGATATTTTGCTTGGACCGGAAATGCGGTCGACAGGCGAAGTCATGGGCGTTGATGAATCGGTAGGTTTGGCGTTTATGAAAAGTCAGCTTGCAGCCGGACAACGCCTCCCCGAAGGCGGGGCAGTGTTCATTTCGGTCAATGACCGTGACAAGGCAAGTCTGGCTGACGTCGCCAAGGCGTTTGGAGATATCGGGTTCGAGATTCTTGCGACGAAAGGCACGGCAGCGCACCTGGAGTCCCTTGGTATTAAGGCGAAGCACGTCTTCAAAGTGCATGAAGCCCGACCCCATGTGGTCGATCTCATTAAAAATAAAGCAATCGATCTCGTTATCAATACGGCATCGGGAAAGAAAACGGTCGAGGATTCGTCGCTTCTGCGCCAGACCACGCTGCTCTATGGTATTCCGTATACCACGACGATCGCCGGGGCTAAGGCCATGGCGCTTGCCATCAAAGAGAGTCAGGGTGTCGGTCTCGACGTCAAAAGCATTCAGGAATACTATACGCACGAAGCCTGA